The following proteins come from a genomic window of Miscanthus floridulus cultivar M001 chromosome 2, ASM1932011v1, whole genome shotgun sequence:
- the LOC136536492 gene encoding uncharacterized protein — protein sequence MTGEGAPPPHEGEAHESDEAKVPSVAEATEVEAPRVSEAKAMEAEAPRTAKAAAAGAEAPATTEATMAEAGAPGTTEANVIAARPSAPEVEMKVAEASVTPLAQGPPSLWESAREVEVHLISSDDTSRVQEAVDAEVAGAVEQPVPTPGEGSSALVRSRDDPKGEPLFVLEDTAEELEKEVTQAAEASAAVQAVLETKIGEHDALKSVARTACEALEVEGVQSGSSLGSRLIALSGQVGERLRGALHTGIKRALAVIASHYIGVDLQAISDGYVLLDDDEEADEAVAKLMGAAEGVAEPPKESGPHAPIIVLTDLG from the exons ATGACGGGGGAGGGGGCGCCTCCGCCCCACGAGGGCGAGGCCCATGAGTCGGATGAGGCCAAGGTgccctcagttgccgaggccacaGAGGTCGAGGCCCCCAGGGTCTCCGAGGCCAAGGCGATGGAGGCCGAGGCGCCTAGGACTGCCAAGGCCGCAGCGGCGGGCGCCGAAGCCCctgcgaccaccgaggccacgatggcggaggccggagcccctgggaccaccgaggccaatgTGATCGCGGCGAGGCCGTCGGCCccagaagtggagatgaaggtggcAGAGGCCTCGGTGACACCCTTGGCTCAAGGCCCGCCGTCATtgtgggagagcgcccgggaggtggaggtccatctgatctcctctgacgatacttcccgggtgcAGGAGGCGGTCGACGCCGAGGTGGCTGgcgccgtggaacagccggttccgaccccgggcgagggaagctcggccctcgtgcgg agccgggatgaccctaagggggagcctctgttcgtccttgaggacacggccgagg AGCTGGAGAAAGAGGTcacccaggcggctgaggcctccgccgcagtgcaggcggtgcttgaaaccaagatcggggagcacgatgcGCTGAAGAGCGTCGCCCGTACCGCCTGTGAGGCCCTGGAAGTCGAGGGGGTCCAGTCAGGAAGCTctcttgggagccgcctgattgcgttgagtggccaagtgggcgagcgactccgaggggcgctgcatacgggcatcaagcgcgcgctggccgtcattGCTTCGCACTACATTGGCGTTGACCTCCAGGCCATCAGTGATGGTTATGTCCTGCTcgacgatgacgaggaggccgatgaggcaGTCGCAAAGCTAATGGGGGCGGCGgagggtgtggcagaacctcctaaggaatcaggcccacatgcacctatcatcgtcttaacagacctcggatag